The Serpentinimonas maccroryi genome has a segment encoding these proteins:
- the edd gene encoding phosphogluconate dehydratase translates to MMKPTSPPQLHPVVAQVTQRVVERSRSTRATYIQTTAASKRPQRYRAGMGCANVAHAFAAMPAVDKLVLHQERQPNVGIITAYNDMLSAHQPYEGYPAQLRAWAREMGATAQVAGGVPAMCDGVTQGYEGMELSLFSRDVIALGTAVGLTHNVYDGALLLGICDKIVPGLLIGALQFGHLPMLFVPAGPMSSGLSNDEKAKVRQQYAQGLVDRTTLLAAEEAAYHGPGTCTFYGTANSNQMLLEIMGLQLPGSSFVHPGTELRQALSRHAMQRVLELARSESPQTLADIVSEKTVVNGIIGLLATGGSTNHTIHLVAMARAAGILINWDDFDELSDVIPLLTRIYPNGKADVNHFHAAGGMGFLIDQLLGAGLLHEDVQTVMGSGLHRCTLEPWLDSGQLAWRKAASQSADEQVLRPVQRPFTPDGGLKLLKGNLGRSVVKYSAVAPEHRRVRAPALVLDSQQALLDLFKDKQLERDFVAVLRFQGPQANGMPELHKLTPVLGSLLDRGFKVALVTDGRMSGASGKVPAAIHLSPEALLDGPIAKVRDGDMVLFDCEAGLLQVEVEATEWSARSAQRADLSSSEHGFGRELFAFFRRQAGLPECGGSALFGNH, encoded by the coding sequence GCCATGCCCGCAGTCGACAAGCTGGTGCTGCACCAAGAGCGCCAGCCCAACGTGGGCATCATTACGGCTTACAACGACATGCTGTCGGCGCACCAACCCTACGAAGGCTACCCAGCCCAATTGCGGGCTTGGGCACGCGAGATGGGCGCCACGGCCCAGGTTGCCGGGGGCGTGCCCGCTATGTGCGATGGTGTTACCCAAGGTTACGAAGGCATGGAGCTGTCGCTTTTTTCGCGCGATGTGATCGCTCTGGGCACCGCCGTGGGCCTGACGCACAACGTCTACGACGGGGCCTTGTTGCTCGGAATCTGCGACAAAATCGTGCCAGGATTGCTGATCGGGGCCTTGCAGTTCGGGCACCTGCCGATGCTGTTCGTGCCAGCTGGGCCTATGAGCTCTGGGTTATCCAACGACGAAAAGGCCAAGGTGCGCCAGCAGTATGCCCAAGGTTTGGTGGACAGAACCACCCTGCTGGCTGCCGAGGAGGCCGCGTACCACGGCCCCGGCACCTGCACGTTCTACGGTACCGCCAACTCCAACCAGATGCTGCTCGAAATCATGGGCCTGCAATTGCCGGGCTCCTCGTTCGTGCATCCGGGCACCGAACTGCGCCAGGCCCTGAGCCGCCACGCGATGCAACGGGTGCTGGAACTGGCGCGCTCTGAATCGCCGCAAACACTGGCCGACATCGTGAGCGAAAAAACCGTGGTCAACGGCATCATCGGCTTGCTGGCCACCGGGGGCTCGACCAACCACACCATCCACCTGGTGGCCATGGCACGAGCGGCTGGCATTCTTATCAACTGGGATGATTTTGACGAACTCTCCGATGTCATTCCATTGTTGACCCGCATTTACCCCAACGGCAAAGCCGATGTAAACCATTTTCATGCCGCTGGCGGCATGGGCTTCCTGATTGACCAACTGCTCGGCGCCGGGCTGCTGCACGAGGATGTGCAAACCGTTATGGGTTCGGGCCTGCACCGCTGCACCCTAGAGCCTTGGCTCGATTCCGGGCAACTGGCATGGCGCAAGGCAGCCAGCCAGTCGGCCGATGAGCAGGTCCTGCGCCCAGTCCAGCGCCCCTTCACCCCTGACGGCGGGCTCAAGCTGCTCAAAGGCAACCTTGGCCGCTCGGTGGTCAAATACTCGGCCGTGGCACCCGAACACCGGCGTGTGCGCGCTCCGGCACTGGTGCTCGATAGCCAGCAGGCTTTGCTTGATCTGTTCAAGGACAAGCAATTGGAGCGCGACTTCGTGGCTGTGCTGCGCTTTCAAGGCCCCCAAGCCAATGGCATGCCAGAGTTGCACAAGCTCACACCGGTATTGGGCAGCCTACTGGACCGCGGTTTTAAGGTGGCTTTGGTTACCGATGGTCGCATGTCGGGCGCTTCGGGCAAGGTACCGGCGGCCATCCACCTCAGCCCCGAGGCGTTGCTCGATGGGCCGATCGCCAAGGTGCGCGACGGCGACATGGTGCTGTTCGACTGCGAAGCGGGCTTGTTGCAAGTCGAGGTAGAAGCCACCGAGTGGAGCGCGCGCAGTGCTCAGCGCGCAGACTTGAGCAGCAGTGAACATGGATTTGGGCGCGAGCTTTTTGCGTTCTTCAGGCGCCAAGCTGGCTTGCCCGAATGTGGTGGCTCGGCCCTGTTTGGCAATCACTAA
- the eda gene encoding bifunctional 4-hydroxy-2-oxoglutarate aldolase/2-dehydro-3-deoxy-phosphogluconate aldolase, with product MPHFHTRLLPVVALSRAEYAIPLAHALLEGGIDAIEITLRTPAALASIEMLARQVPEMVVGAGTVLRPADLASVRNAGARFALSPGCTPSLLAAAMATPLPFIPGVASASEAMLAQEAGFGLLKCFPAVPLGGVGLLKAWAGPLPELRFCPTGGIGLEQLGAFLVLPNVALVGGSWITPAAALDLGDWAHVTKLARQASAVARAAALPAFIVS from the coding sequence CTGCCCCACTTTCACACCCGTTTGCTGCCCGTGGTGGCATTGTCCCGTGCCGAATATGCCATCCCGCTGGCCCATGCACTGCTCGAAGGCGGCATCGATGCCATCGAGATTACCCTGCGCACACCCGCGGCGCTGGCCAGCATCGAAATGCTGGCGCGCCAAGTGCCCGAGATGGTGGTGGGTGCTGGCACGGTGCTGCGTCCGGCCGACTTGGCTTCGGTGCGCAACGCCGGCGCCCGCTTTGCCCTCTCACCGGGCTGCACGCCATCCCTGCTGGCGGCTGCAATGGCCACGCCGCTGCCCTTTATCCCCGGAGTGGCCAGCGCCAGCGAAGCCATGTTGGCGCAGGAAGCCGGGTTTGGGTTACTCAAATGCTTCCCAGCCGTTCCCCTAGGGGGCGTGGGCTTGCTGAAGGCGTGGGCAGGCCCCTTGCCCGAGTTGCGCTTTTGCCCCACTGGCGGCATTGGGCTGGAGCAACTCGGTGCCTTTTTGGTCCTGCCCAATGTGGCGCTGGTGGGCGGCTCCTGGATCACCCCAGCGGCTGCACTAGACTTGGGCGATTGGGCTCACGTCACCAAACTGGCACGCCAAGCCAGCGCCGTGGCACGGGCTGCGGCATTGCCTGCCTTCATTGTTTCTTGA
- the pgi gene encoding glucose-6-phosphate isomerase, which yields MTSPNPYNHSSSPTRHRSWQRLEALAAQGQPHLRDLLLADDAVGTECGSQSHPGTLRAKRLQLMAAGLCLDARHQAVTLEVLDALLELASDCQIGPQAQALYRGEPINATEGRAVLHPALRGGAMQAPPWGADQAQRIEAELHRFLSAAERIRNGLWVGHEGQRITDVVNLGIGGSDLGPRMAVAALEHLASAQVRVHFVSNPDAWALHRVLRTLDAARTVFIVQSKTFSTQETLTLAASARRWLHEHGLQTPAEQAPHLIAVTAAPAVAAQQGYLPQHTYTFWDWVGGRYSVWSAIGLPVAIAVGPLAFREFLQGGHAMDLHFWNAKPQHNMPLLLALLGIWNRNFLHCPSHMLAPYPSRLDAFTRFVQQMDMESNGKSTHLDGNTVQIDTGPIVWGGLGIDGQHAYFQLLHQGRHRVPVDFIGVEREDTPLPLAAEHHRVVLLNQRAQALALAVGRDRADTEAELRAGGMPEHQVQRLLPHRTFAGNVPSNTLWLPALTPHTLGALVALYEHKVFCQAAIWGINPYDQWGVELGKTLAKAMEHAAETTPHPPT from the coding sequence TTGACGTCTCCCAATCCCTACAACCACTCCAGCTCACCCACCCGGCACCGCAGTTGGCAACGCTTGGAAGCCTTGGCCGCGCAGGGTCAGCCGCATTTGCGAGATTTGTTGCTCGCCGACGATGCCGTTGGGACTGAATGCGGCTCTCAATCACATCCTGGCACCTTGCGCGCCAAGCGCTTGCAACTGATGGCAGCGGGGTTGTGCCTCGACGCCCGGCACCAAGCTGTGACACTCGAGGTGCTCGACGCCTTGCTTGAACTGGCATCCGATTGCCAGATCGGCCCCCAAGCCCAAGCCCTGTACCGGGGCGAACCCATCAACGCCACCGAAGGCCGCGCCGTGCTGCATCCAGCCCTTCGCGGCGGCGCCATGCAGGCCCCGCCTTGGGGTGCAGATCAGGCGCAGCGCATCGAAGCCGAGTTGCACCGTTTTTTGTCGGCTGCCGAGCGCATCCGCAACGGCCTCTGGGTCGGCCATGAAGGGCAGCGCATCACCGATGTAGTCAATCTAGGCATTGGTGGCTCCGACCTTGGGCCGCGCATGGCGGTGGCCGCGCTCGAGCACCTAGCCAGTGCGCAAGTCCGGGTGCACTTCGTCTCCAACCCCGACGCCTGGGCCTTGCACCGCGTGCTGCGCACACTTGATGCGGCACGCACCGTGTTTATTGTGCAAAGCAAGACTTTTAGCACCCAAGAGACGCTCACGCTTGCGGCATCGGCGCGGCGCTGGCTGCACGAGCACGGCTTGCAGACGCCAGCAGAACAGGCCCCGCATCTGATCGCCGTAACAGCCGCTCCTGCCGTGGCGGCACAGCAGGGCTACCTGCCGCAGCACACCTACACCTTCTGGGACTGGGTGGGCGGGCGCTATTCGGTTTGGTCGGCCATCGGTCTGCCGGTGGCGATTGCCGTCGGGCCGTTGGCGTTCCGCGAATTTTTGCAAGGCGGTCATGCCATGGACCTGCATTTTTGGAATGCCAAGCCGCAACACAATATGCCGCTCCTGTTGGCTTTGCTAGGCATCTGGAACCGCAACTTCCTGCACTGCCCAAGCCATATGCTGGCCCCCTACCCAAGCCGGCTCGATGCCTTCACCCGCTTTGTGCAACAGATGGATATGGAGTCCAACGGCAAAAGCACCCACCTCGACGGCAACACGGTGCAAATCGATACTGGGCCTATCGTTTGGGGCGGACTGGGCATCGACGGCCAACACGCTTATTTTCAACTCTTGCACCAAGGCCGCCACCGGGTTCCAGTGGATTTCATCGGTGTCGAGCGCGAAGACACGCCCTTGCCGCTGGCAGCCGAACACCACCGGGTGGTGCTGCTCAACCAACGCGCCCAAGCCCTGGCGCTGGCCGTCGGTCGCGACCGCGCCGATACCGAAGCCGAACTGCGTGCTGGTGGGATGCCCGAACATCAGGTGCAGCGCCTGCTGCCGCACCGCACCTTTGCCGGCAACGTGCCCAGCAACACCCTGTGGCTGCCGGCGCTCACGCCGCACACGCTGGGGGCGCTGGTGGCGCTGTACGAGCACAAGGTGTTTTGCCAAGCCGCCATCTGGGGCATCAACCCCTATGATCAGTGGGGCGTGGAGCTGGGCAAGACGCTGGCCAAGGCCATGGAGCACGCCGCAGAGACCACCCCCCACCCACCGACTTAA
- the ppc gene encoding phosphoenolpyruvate carboxylase — protein sequence MAKKDQPLIDDIRLLGRLLGDVIREQEGAQTFELIEQIRQLSVAFRRDADQAADQQLKALLQALSDDQAVSVIRAFTYFSHLANLAEDRHHIRRRAVHEQAGRIQRGSLAHTWGRLQQAGVGAAQLAQALQTAHVAPVLTAHPTEVQRKSILDAERELARLLAQRDTLTHERSLADNEAQMRARILQLWHTRLLRFTKLSVADEIENALGYYQSTFIPELPRLYRSVEAALEGQRVPPFLRLGQWIGGDRDGNPNVTAATLELALQRQADLILRHHLTEVHWLGSELSLSAMLLPVPPDMQALAERSPDTNAHRLDEPYRRALTGIYARLAATLTALTGGHAMRHAVAPQDPYPNAEAFLADLRLIDTALSAQGCAALAEARLRPLLRTVEVFGFHLATLDLRQSSDRHEAALADLLAQARIEADYCALPEAAKQALLLRLLNDVRPLRIPEAPYQPHTLSELAIFEAARQARQRYGAAAIRHAIISHTESVSDLLEVLLLQKEVGLLHGTLDAHARAELIVVPLFETITDLRQASAIMQDYLRLPGIEPMLRRAGTLEYGEQEVMLGYSDSNKDGGIISSNWELYQAETALAALFDRLAAEFGAPIRLRLFHGRGGTVGRGGGPSYQAILAQPPGTVRGQIRLTEQGEVIGSKYANPDIGRRNLETLVAATLEATLLPAEQPVPERFLRAAQRLSDASMAAYRELVYETPGFADYFFSATPIREIAELHIGSRPASRKANQRIEDLRAIPWSFSWGQCRLMLPGWYGLGSAIEALGAELGQAQAERLLRQMHQRWPFFSTLLSNIDMVLAKADLALARRYAELLPEAALRQRIVERIEAEWQRTQAALALITGHSERLADNPALARSIEQRFPYIDPLHHLQVELIARHRSGNTAEKVKRGIHLTINGIAAGLRNTG from the coding sequence ATGGCCAAAAAAGACCAACCCCTGATCGACGACATCCGCTTGCTCGGCCGTCTGCTCGGCGACGTGATCCGCGAGCAGGAAGGAGCGCAGACCTTCGAGCTGATCGAGCAGATCCGCCAACTGTCTGTGGCTTTCAGGCGCGACGCCGACCAAGCCGCCGACCAACAGCTCAAAGCCCTGCTGCAAGCCTTGAGCGACGACCAAGCGGTGAGCGTGATCCGCGCCTTCACCTACTTCAGCCACTTGGCCAATCTGGCCGAAGACCGGCACCACATCCGCCGCCGCGCGGTGCACGAGCAGGCCGGGCGCATACAGCGCGGCAGCTTGGCGCACACCTGGGGCCGTTTGCAGCAAGCCGGCGTGGGCGCGGCACAACTGGCGCAGGCGCTGCAGACGGCGCATGTGGCGCCGGTGCTTACCGCGCACCCGACCGAGGTGCAGCGCAAAAGCATTCTGGACGCCGAGCGCGAACTGGCACGCCTGCTGGCCCAGCGCGACACCCTGACCCATGAGCGCAGCTTGGCCGACAACGAAGCGCAGATGCGCGCGCGCATCCTGCAGCTGTGGCACACCCGTTTGCTGCGCTTTACCAAACTGAGCGTGGCCGACGAGATCGAAAACGCGCTGGGCTACTACCAAAGCACCTTCATCCCCGAACTGCCCCGGCTCTACCGCAGCGTGGAAGCGGCGCTCGAGGGCCAGCGCGTGCCGCCGTTTTTGCGCCTAGGCCAGTGGATCGGGGGCGACCGCGACGGCAACCCCAACGTGACCGCAGCCACGCTCGAACTGGCGCTGCAGCGCCAAGCCGACCTGATTTTGCGCCACCACCTGACCGAGGTGCATTGGCTCGGCAGCGAGCTCTCGCTCTCGGCCATGCTGCTGCCCGTGCCCCCCGACATGCAGGCGCTGGCCGAGCGCTCGCCCGACACCAACGCGCACCGACTAGACGAACCCTACCGGCGCGCCCTCACCGGCATCTACGCCCGCTTGGCTGCCACCCTGACCGCGCTCACCGGCGGCCACGCCATGCGCCACGCCGTGGCCCCGCAGGACCCGTACCCCAACGCCGAGGCCTTTCTGGCCGATCTGCGCCTGATCGACACCGCTTTGAGCGCCCAGGGTTGCGCCGCGCTGGCCGAGGCGCGCCTGCGGCCGCTGCTGCGCACCGTCGAGGTGTTTGGCTTCCATTTGGCCACGCTGGACTTGCGCCAAAGCTCGGATCGGCACGAGGCCGCCTTGGCCGACTTGCTGGCGCAGGCACGCATCGAAGCCGATTACTGCGCCCTGCCCGAAGCCGCCAAACAGGCGCTGCTGCTGCGCCTGCTCAACGACGTGCGGCCGCTGCGCATCCCCGAAGCGCCCTACCAGCCGCACACCCTGAGCGAGCTGGCAATCTTCGAGGCCGCGCGCCAAGCGCGCCAGCGCTACGGCGCGGCCGCGATCCGCCACGCCATCATCAGCCACACCGAAAGCGTGAGCGACCTGCTCGAAGTGCTGCTGCTGCAAAAAGAAGTCGGGCTGCTGCACGGCACGCTCGACGCCCACGCGCGCGCCGAACTGATCGTGGTGCCGCTGTTCGAGACCATCACCGACCTGCGCCAAGCCAGCGCGATCATGCAGGACTACCTGCGCCTGCCCGGTATCGAGCCCATGCTGCGCCGCGCCGGCACGCTCGAGTATGGCGAGCAAGAGGTGATGCTGGGCTACTCCGACAGCAACAAAGACGGCGGCATCATCAGCAGCAACTGGGAGCTGTACCAAGCCGAAACGGCGCTGGCGGCGCTGTTCGATCGCCTAGCGGCCGAGTTCGGTGCGCCGATCCGGCTGCGCCTGTTCCATGGCCGCGGCGGCACCGTCGGGCGCGGCGGCGGCCCGAGCTACCAAGCCATTCTGGCCCAACCCCCGGGCACCGTGCGCGGCCAGATCCGCCTGACCGAGCAGGGCGAGGTGATCGGCTCCAAATACGCCAACCCTGACATCGGCCGGCGCAACCTCGAAACGCTGGTGGCCGCGACGCTCGAAGCCACCTTGCTGCCCGCCGAGCAGCCGGTGCCCGAGCGCTTTTTGCGCGCCGCCCAGCGCCTGTCTGACGCCAGCATGGCGGCCTACCGTGAACTGGTCTACGAAACACCCGGTTTTGCCGATTATTTTTTCAGCGCCACCCCGATTCGCGAAATCGCCGAACTGCACATCGGCTCGCGCCCGGCCTCGCGCAAAGCCAACCAGCGCATCGAAGACCTGCGCGCCATTCCTTGGAGCTTCAGCTGGGGCCAGTGCCGCCTGATGCTGCCGGGCTGGTACGGCTTGGGCAGCGCCATCGAGGCGCTGGGAGCCGAACTGGGCCAAGCGCAGGCCGAGCGCCTGCTGCGCCAGATGCACCAGCGCTGGCCGTTTTTCAGCACCCTGCTGTCGAACATCGACATGGTGCTGGCCAAGGCCGACCTGGCCCTGGCGCGCCGCTACGCCGAACTGCTGCCCGAGGCCGCGCTGCGCCAGCGCATCGTCGAGCGCATCGAGGCCGAATGGCAGCGCACCCAAGCGGCGCTCGCGCTCATCACCGGCCACAGCGAGCGCCTGGCCGACAACCCGGCGCTGGCGCGCTCGATCGAGCAGCGCTTCCCCTACATCGACCCGCTGCACCACCTGCAAGTCGAGCTGATCGCGCGCCACCGCAGCGGCAACACGGCGGAAAAGGTCAAGCGCGGCATCCACCTGACCATCAACGGCATCGCCGCCGGGCTGCGCAATACGGGTTGA
- a CDS encoding glutathione S-transferase family protein: MNTPSTPTAPHSPTLVLHHLEQSRSQRVLWLLEEMGLPYELKTYARQRGNRLAPPELKAVHPLGKSPVLVHGSEVVAESAAILEYLAETFAERAQGDLAQLVPAPGTPEHRRCRFWLHYAEGSLMPWLLMKLVFQMLPRQPMPFFVRPLVQPIVHYICQQVQLKLIDPNLQRALPFIEQELAQRPWFAGEHLSLADFQMSYPIEAALTRLGGPPSSASKQWPHLHAWLERVHARAAYQRALAKGGPVMW, from the coding sequence ATGAACACGCCCAGCACACCCACCGCCCCCCACAGCCCCACGCTGGTGCTGCACCACCTCGAGCAGTCGCGCTCGCAGCGCGTGCTCTGGCTGCTGGAAGAGATGGGGCTGCCCTACGAGCTCAAAACCTACGCCCGCCAGCGCGGCAACCGGCTGGCGCCGCCCGAGCTCAAAGCGGTGCATCCGCTGGGCAAGTCGCCGGTGCTGGTGCACGGCAGCGAAGTCGTGGCCGAATCGGCTGCCATTCTGGAATACCTGGCCGAGACCTTTGCCGAGCGCGCCCAAGGGGACTTGGCGCAGCTCGTGCCCGCCCCCGGCACCCCCGAACACCGGCGCTGCCGCTTCTGGCTGCACTACGCCGAAGGCTCGCTGATGCCGTGGCTGCTGATGAAGCTGGTGTTCCAGATGCTGCCGCGCCAGCCCATGCCGTTTTTCGTGCGCCCGCTGGTGCAGCCGATCGTGCACTACATCTGCCAGCAGGTGCAGCTCAAGCTCATCGACCCCAACCTGCAACGCGCCCTGCCCTTCATCGAGCAAGAGCTCGCGCAGCGCCCCTGGTTCGCCGGAGAACACCTGAGCTTGGCCGACTTCCAAATGAGCTACCCCATCGAAGCCGCGCTCACGCGCCTAGGCGGCCCCCCCAGCAGCGCCAGCAAACAATGGCCGCACCTACACGCTTGGCTCGAGCGCGTGCACGCGCGCGCCGCCTACCAGCGCGCGCTGGCCAAGGGCGGGCCTGTGATGTGGTGA
- a CDS encoding RNA-binding domain-containing protein: protein MDQSALKRLLDELLATWENEVVEFKQAGHDYDTDKIGEYFSALSNEANLRGLERAWLVLGVANKSRQVVGTDYRPEPERLQSLKYQIAQSTEPSITLRNIYELRIPRGRVVLMEVPAAPRGMPIAWKGHYYARAGESRAPLGLDKLDEIRQQTLNTDWSAQRVPGATLDDLDEAALRKARESFAKKYANRITLDEVLGWPVATFLERARLTHAGHLTRATLLLLGKAASAYLLSPHPAQLTWSLRGQERAYEHFGLPFLLNTTQLYQRIRNVQLRLLPQDELLPVEVPKYDQKIVLEALHNCIAHQDYSRCGRIVVTEHPATLVFENEGSFFEGQPGDYIEGTKLARRYRNPFLAQAMAELNMIDTMGYGIRDMYAGQAQRYFPLPDYDLSEANAVKMTLYGGVVDPAYSRLLIQKTNLPLADVLALDRVQKKLPIPSATAARLKRSGLIEGRKPNLHVSAAVAKVTANQADYIRTRAQDDEFYAKLLMDYLEKFGQASRQEIDQLLLPKLSDALDQTKKLNKVSNLLTKLRRKGSIVNMGSDRAPRWKVAE, encoded by the coding sequence ATGGATCAGTCTGCACTGAAGCGTTTGCTCGATGAACTGCTCGCCACTTGGGAAAACGAAGTGGTGGAGTTCAAGCAGGCGGGCCACGACTACGACACCGACAAGATTGGCGAGTATTTTTCTGCACTCAGCAATGAGGCGAATTTGCGGGGGCTTGAACGGGCTTGGTTGGTGCTTGGGGTTGCCAACAAAAGCAGGCAAGTGGTCGGCACAGATTACCGGCCCGAACCTGAGCGCCTGCAGAGCCTCAAATACCAGATTGCCCAATCCACCGAACCGAGCATCACACTGCGCAACATTTATGAGTTGCGTATTCCGCGTGGACGCGTGGTGTTGATGGAGGTGCCAGCCGCCCCCCGGGGAATGCCCATTGCATGGAAGGGGCACTACTACGCACGTGCTGGCGAAAGCCGTGCGCCGCTGGGGCTGGACAAGCTCGACGAGATTCGACAGCAAACCCTGAACACCGACTGGTCGGCACAACGGGTGCCGGGCGCCACCCTGGATGATCTTGATGAAGCGGCGTTGCGAAAAGCCCGCGAGTCGTTTGCCAAAAAGTATGCCAACCGCATCACGCTGGATGAAGTGTTGGGCTGGCCTGTGGCCACCTTTCTTGAGCGCGCTCGACTGACCCATGCCGGGCACCTCACCCGCGCCACTTTGCTCTTGCTGGGCAAAGCCGCATCTGCCTATTTGCTGTCGCCGCACCCGGCGCAGCTGACTTGGAGCCTCAGAGGCCAAGAACGGGCCTATGAGCATTTCGGGCTGCCCTTTCTGCTCAATACGACGCAGCTTTACCAGCGCATCCGCAACGTGCAGTTGCGCCTGTTGCCGCAAGACGAGTTGCTGCCCGTGGAGGTGCCCAAATACGACCAGAAGATTGTGCTGGAGGCCCTGCACAACTGCATTGCGCATCAGGACTACAGCCGTTGTGGGCGCATCGTGGTCACAGAACATCCGGCCACTTTGGTGTTTGAAAACGAAGGCAGCTTTTTTGAAGGGCAGCCGGGGGACTACATCGAGGGCACCAAGCTTGCGCGCCGTTACCGCAACCCGTTTCTGGCGCAGGCCATGGCCGAGCTGAACATGATCGACACCATGGGCTATGGCATTCGGGACATGTATGCCGGGCAAGCGCAGCGCTATTTCCCTTTGCCTGACTACGACCTGAGCGAGGCCAACGCGGTCAAGATGACGCTCTATGGCGGCGTGGTTGATCCGGCTTACAGCCGCCTACTGATCCAGAAGACGAATCTGCCGCTGGCCGATGTGCTGGCCCTAGACAGGGTGCAAAAGAAGTTGCCCATTCCTAGTGCAACCGCCGCACGCCTGAAGCGCAGCGGCTTGATCGAGGGGCGCAAGCCGAACCTGCATGTGTCGGCTGCGGTGGCCAAGGTCACGGCCAACCAAGCAGACTACATCCGTACACGAGCGCAGGACGACGAGTTCTACGCCAAGCTGCTCATGGACTACTTGGAAAAGTTTGGACAAGCCAGCCGCCAAGAAATAGACCAGCTTTTGCTGCCCAAACTCAGCGATGCGCTGGATCAGACCAAAAAGCTCAACAAGGTCAGCAACTTGCTCACCAAACTCAGACGCAAAGGCAGCATCGTGAACATGGGAAGTGACCGCGCCCCCCGATGGAAAGTTGCAGAGTAA